A single Pseudomonas sp. DC1.2 DNA region contains:
- a CDS encoding efflux RND transporter periplasmic adaptor subunit, with protein sequence MNVSHPRRRVVFWVLVMLSLAAAVSGFQWIKRAQAVPVKAEASAVPVQMTQVSLQDLPIWISAIGNVQALNSVNVRVRVDGELQKVLFNEGQTVTAGSLLAVIDPRVYQAQVAQAQALVSKDQAQLANLRVNLDRASKLAAAKAGPTQDVDTFRAQLAAQQATVQADQAALDTARLQLEFTQVKAPLTGRTGQRLLDVGSIVHGAEATGLVTITQMNPISVAFAVSQDDLAQILEENAKGALQVVAMTRDGRQEIARGQLSFIDSQVTAASGQIQLKAQFDNGAAKLWPGQLVSARLLVQTRRAVAVVPSDAVQLGRQGNFVYVVDADQHVQPRLVDAATVVDGKQWIRQGLKAGETVVVQGQSRIAPGLKVTPVKTDTAADLVEAAQ encoded by the coding sequence ATGAATGTTTCTCACCCTCGTCGTCGCGTTGTTTTCTGGGTTCTGGTGATGCTCTCGCTCGCCGCTGCCGTCAGCGGTTTTCAATGGATCAAGCGCGCTCAGGCCGTGCCGGTCAAAGCTGAAGCGAGTGCGGTGCCGGTGCAGATGACGCAAGTCAGTCTTCAGGACTTGCCGATCTGGATCAGTGCCATCGGTAACGTACAGGCCCTCAACAGCGTCAATGTGCGGGTACGGGTCGATGGCGAGTTGCAAAAAGTCCTGTTCAACGAGGGGCAAACCGTCACCGCAGGCAGTTTGCTGGCGGTGATTGATCCGCGGGTCTATCAGGCCCAGGTTGCTCAGGCTCAAGCGCTGGTCAGCAAGGATCAGGCGCAGTTGGCCAATCTGCGGGTCAATTTGGACCGCGCCAGTAAACTGGCCGCCGCCAAGGCTGGCCCCACTCAGGACGTCGATACCTTCCGCGCGCAACTGGCCGCGCAGCAAGCCACTGTGCAAGCGGATCAGGCGGCACTGGATACGGCGCGGTTGCAACTGGAGTTCACCCAGGTCAAGGCGCCGTTGACCGGTCGCACTGGCCAACGCCTGCTGGACGTCGGTTCTATTGTCCATGGCGCCGAGGCCACTGGCCTGGTGACGATTACTCAGATGAACCCTATTTCCGTGGCGTTCGCGGTTTCGCAGGACGATCTGGCGCAAATTCTCGAAGAGAACGCCAAAGGCGCGTTACAGGTCGTGGCGATGACTCGCGATGGCCGTCAGGAAATTGCTCGCGGCCAACTGAGTTTTATCGACAGTCAGGTGACCGCCGCGAGCGGGCAGATCCAGCTCAAAGCGCAGTTCGACAACGGCGCCGCAAAACTCTGGCCGGGCCAATTGGTGAGTGCGCGACTGTTGGTACAGACGCGCCGCGCCGTGGCCGTTGTGCCGAGCGATGCCGTGCAATTGGGGCGTCAGGGTAATTTCGTGTATGTCGTCGATGCCGATCAGCACGTGCAACCGCGGCTGGTCGATGCCGCGACAGTCGTTGATGGCAAGCAGTGGATTCGCCAAGGGCTGAAGGCGGGCGAAACCGTGGTGGTGCAGGGTCAGTCCCGCATCGCGCCTGGGTTGAAAGTCACGCCGGTGAAAACCGACACCGCCGCCGATCTGGTGGAGGCTGCTCAATGA
- a CDS encoding sensor histidine kinase, whose translation MSSVRLSEIPRTISFRTGLLFLGLFGCSFLALFGYIYWQTAFYLKTETDTALYRQVENRSLQPPELQLQEIRKHAIQDVEGRLPHSLFDAQGQFMAGAISRLPAFTAYDTPQEFLWHKDNGRKRPVRFIVHRLADGKTLMVAQDVHDISEFDELLINALISGGVLLLVVGLFGAVVLGYSAHRRLDKLSRSIKGIIEGDLTGRLPILGSNDDIDRLASVVNGMLDELERLMSEVKGVCDDIAHDLRTPLTRLIAGLERSQRRGLDEVQYAASIDAALKEAKGLLLTFKALLRISEIENSARRSHFDQLDLNLICADATELYEPLAEERSITLTFEASHTPAIIAGDAQLLFDAVCNLLDNAIKFSPDHSHVRLSVIADQTAVGIRVTDNGPGIAPEEHEAVLRRLYRAESSRHTPGNGLGLSMVSAVARLHEMTLSVSDAAPGCTIDLLGKPPVPLH comes from the coding sequence ATGTCCTCCGTTCGCCTGAGTGAAATACCGCGCACGATCAGTTTCCGCACCGGCCTGCTGTTTCTCGGACTGTTCGGCTGTTCGTTCCTGGCGTTGTTTGGCTACATCTACTGGCAAACAGCGTTTTATCTGAAAACCGAAACCGACACCGCGCTGTATCGACAGGTAGAGAACCGCAGCCTGCAACCGCCCGAATTGCAGTTGCAGGAGATCCGCAAGCACGCCATTCAGGACGTTGAAGGTCGATTGCCCCATAGTTTGTTCGATGCCCAAGGCCAGTTTATGGCCGGAGCGATTAGTCGTCTCCCGGCGTTCACCGCCTATGACACACCGCAAGAATTCCTCTGGCACAAGGACAACGGCCGCAAACGCCCGGTACGTTTCATCGTGCATCGACTGGCCGATGGCAAAACCTTGATGGTCGCCCAGGATGTACACGACATCAGCGAGTTCGATGAGCTGCTGATCAACGCGCTGATTTCCGGTGGTGTGCTATTGCTGGTGGTCGGCCTGTTCGGTGCGGTGGTGCTGGGGTATTCGGCCCACCGACGCCTCGATAAACTGAGTCGTTCAATCAAGGGCATCATCGAAGGCGACTTGACCGGCCGCTTGCCCATCCTGGGCAGCAACGATGACATCGACCGCCTCGCCTCGGTGGTCAACGGCATGCTGGATGAGCTGGAACGTTTGATGAGCGAGGTCAAAGGTGTCTGCGACGACATCGCCCACGACCTGCGGACCCCGCTGACTCGACTGATCGCAGGCCTTGAGCGCTCCCAACGGCGCGGGCTGGATGAAGTTCAATACGCCGCCAGCATTGACGCGGCACTGAAAGAAGCCAAGGGACTGCTGCTGACCTTCAAGGCCTTGCTGCGGATTTCGGAAATTGAAAACAGCGCACGCCGCAGTCACTTCGACCAACTGGACCTGAACCTGATCTGTGCCGATGCGACGGAACTCTATGAACCGCTGGCCGAGGAGCGAAGTATCACCCTGACGTTCGAGGCCAGCCATACACCCGCCATCATCGCCGGGGATGCACAGCTATTGTTTGATGCCGTCTGCAACTTGCTGGACAACGCCATCAAATTCTCCCCCGATCATAGCCATGTACGCCTGAGCGTAATCGCTGATCAAACCGCTGTCGGAATTCGAGTAACGGACAACGGTCCGGGAATTGCGCCCGAGGAGCACGAGGCCGTATTGCGCAGGCTCTACCGAGCAGAATCGAGCCGGCACACACCGGGCAACGGCCTTGGCCTGAGCATGGTCTCGGCCGTGGCGCGACTGCATGAGATGACCCTGTCGGTCAGCGATGCGGCACCGGGTTGCACGATCGATTTGCTCGGCAAACCTCCAGTGCCGCTTCATTAA
- a CDS encoding efflux RND transporter permease subunit, whose product MNALAGLIQRRVGLSLLALGVMLLGTFAYFQLPVAPLPTVDFPTIQVTAKLSGASAETMASSVATPLERAFAAVPQVTSMTSSSAAGKTQIVLQFDLSRDIDGAAQDVQTAINTATPNLPKTMSSAPTFNKVNPAEGTVLSLAVTSPIRTLPELDRYADNYIAQRLSQMPGVGLVDFHGEQKPAVRVQIDPDALAARGLTLEDVRSVIGVSTLDQPKGTLDGPSRSITLGATDQLLDPQHYRDQVIAYKNGMPIKLGDLGRVIAGAEDTQQAAQLGSEPTVIVDIHKQPGFNLLSTIAAIKAKLPELTASLPRDVQVQVVGDRTQTIEASVNDMQFTLLLSIALVVVVIFVFLRKATATLIPSLTIPLSLVATFGVMYLLGYSLDNLSIMGLAIAVGFVVDDAIVVMENIVRHLEMGKTRLQSAVDGLREVAFTIVSMTVSLIAVFLPILLMSGIVGRLMREFAVTVSVAIIMSCIVSLTITPMLCAWLLKPHVDSEDGRFAQACERAFTGLHNSYRRSLDWVLDHQRVTLAVAVATLAATAVLYVAIPKGFFPQQDNGLIQGVAEASADISPIAMRAQVNRVAEVIGQDPAVARVYFWIGPNPTVSQGKVMINLKPFSERTASAAEVIRRLQPSLDALSGIKVYMQANQDIQIGGRASKTQYQYTLQDPDSVELDHWAGVLLEKLKTLPQLQHVTSDQQQAIAQSTLVIDRPTAARLGVTVQAIDDVLYDAFGQRQIATMFTQLDQNHVILELDPRWQTSTATLEHLFVRASSGGLVPLSLLANIKTEQVPIIINHQGVFPAITLSFDLAPGQALSAAVDAINQASLAVAMPDTVVGSFQGTAQAFQDSLKSQPWLILAAILTVYIVLGVLYENAIHPLTIISTLPSAGFGALLALIICGQDLSVLGMIGIILLIGIVKKNAIMIVDFTLQAQQRGMSPHDAVREGCLLRLRPILMTSLAALLGAVPLAFGHGAGSELRQPLGIAIVGGLAVSQILTLYTTPVVYLWFERRRRKTQPDAAGSAV is encoded by the coding sequence ATGAATGCCCTGGCCGGTTTGATTCAACGACGCGTCGGCCTGAGTCTGTTGGCCCTCGGGGTTATGTTGCTGGGAACCTTCGCGTACTTCCAACTGCCGGTGGCGCCGCTTCCCACCGTGGATTTTCCGACCATTCAGGTGACCGCCAAACTCTCCGGTGCGAGTGCCGAAACCATGGCATCCTCGGTGGCCACGCCGCTGGAACGCGCCTTTGCCGCTGTACCGCAGGTCACCTCGATGACCTCGTCGAGTGCGGCGGGTAAAACCCAGATTGTTCTTCAATTCGATCTGTCGCGGGACATCGACGGCGCGGCTCAGGATGTGCAAACGGCCATCAACACCGCCACTCCAAACTTGCCCAAGACCATGTCCAGCGCGCCGACCTTCAACAAGGTCAACCCGGCCGAAGGCACCGTGCTGTCCTTGGCGGTGACCTCGCCGATCCGCACGCTGCCAGAGCTTGATCGTTATGCCGACAACTACATTGCGCAACGTCTGTCACAGATGCCCGGTGTGGGCCTGGTGGATTTTCACGGCGAGCAAAAACCTGCCGTGCGAGTGCAAATTGATCCCGACGCGCTGGCCGCACGTGGCCTGACGCTGGAAGATGTACGCAGCGTGATTGGCGTCAGCACTCTGGACCAGCCCAAGGGCACCCTCGACGGGCCCAGTCGTTCGATTACCCTCGGCGCCACCGACCAGCTCCTTGACCCGCAGCATTACCGCGACCAGGTCATTGCCTACAAAAACGGAATGCCGATCAAACTCGGTGATTTGGGCCGGGTCATCGCCGGGGCTGAAGACACCCAGCAAGCCGCGCAGTTGGGCAGCGAGCCGACGGTGATTGTCGACATCCATAAGCAGCCCGGCTTTAACCTGTTGTCGACGATTGCCGCGATCAAGGCAAAACTGCCCGAGCTGACCGCATCGTTGCCGCGAGATGTGCAGGTTCAGGTAGTGGGCGACCGTACCCAGACCATCGAAGCCTCGGTCAATGACATGCAATTCACCTTGCTGCTGTCCATTGCGCTGGTGGTTGTGGTGATCTTCGTGTTCTTGCGCAAAGCCACGGCGACGCTGATTCCCAGCCTGACCATTCCGTTGTCTCTGGTGGCGACATTCGGGGTGATGTACTTGCTGGGGTATAGCCTCGATAACCTATCGATCATGGGCCTGGCGATTGCGGTCGGTTTTGTGGTGGATGACGCCATCGTGGTCATGGAGAACATCGTGCGCCACCTGGAGATGGGCAAGACGCGCCTGCAATCGGCGGTCGATGGCTTGCGGGAGGTGGCGTTCACCATTGTCTCGATGACGGTGTCGCTGATCGCGGTGTTCCTGCCGATTCTGTTGATGTCCGGCATTGTCGGCCGACTGATGCGCGAGTTTGCGGTGACCGTGAGCGTGGCGATCATCATGTCCTGCATTGTGTCGCTGACCATCACGCCGATGCTCTGTGCCTGGCTACTCAAACCTCATGTTGACAGTGAGGATGGGCGTTTTGCCCAGGCTTGCGAGCGCGCGTTCACTGGTTTGCATAACAGTTATCGACGCAGTCTGGATTGGGTGCTCGATCACCAACGCGTGACGCTGGCTGTGGCGGTTGCCACCTTGGCGGCGACCGCAGTCCTGTATGTGGCCATCCCCAAGGGGTTTTTTCCGCAGCAGGACAACGGCCTGATCCAGGGCGTGGCCGAGGCGTCTGCGGACATCTCGCCGATTGCCATGCGTGCGCAGGTCAACCGCGTCGCTGAAGTGATCGGCCAGGACCCGGCAGTGGCCCGGGTGTATTTCTGGATTGGCCCCAACCCGACCGTCAGCCAAGGCAAGGTGATGATCAACCTCAAACCCTTCAGCGAGCGCACTGCCAGTGCGGCAGAGGTGATCCGTCGCCTGCAACCGTCGCTCGACGCGTTGTCCGGGATTAAGGTGTACATGCAGGCAAACCAGGATATCCAGATTGGCGGCCGAGCCAGTAAAACCCAGTATCAGTACACCTTGCAGGACCCCGACAGCGTCGAGCTGGACCACTGGGCCGGCGTGTTGCTGGAAAAACTCAAGACGTTGCCGCAGTTGCAGCATGTGACATCTGATCAGCAGCAGGCCATTGCCCAATCGACTCTGGTTATCGACCGTCCTACGGCCGCTCGCCTCGGGGTGACGGTGCAGGCTATCGACGACGTGCTTTACGATGCGTTTGGCCAGCGGCAGATCGCGACGATGTTCACCCAACTGGACCAGAATCACGTGATTCTGGAACTCGACCCCCGCTGGCAAACGTCCACCGCGACCCTGGAACATTTGTTCGTTCGCGCCAGCTCCGGCGGCCTGGTGCCGCTGAGCCTGTTGGCGAACATCAAGACCGAACAAGTACCCATCATCATCAACCATCAGGGCGTGTTCCCGGCCATTACCCTGTCATTCGACCTGGCGCCCGGCCAGGCGTTGAGCGCGGCGGTCGATGCTATTAACCAGGCCTCACTGGCCGTGGCGATGCCCGACACGGTGGTCGGCAGTTTCCAGGGCACTGCGCAGGCGTTTCAGGATTCGCTGAAATCGCAACCGTGGCTGATTCTGGCGGCAATTCTTACGGTCTATATCGTGCTTGGGGTGTTGTACGAAAACGCGATACACCCGCTGACGATCATCTCGACTTTGCCCTCTGCCGGTTTTGGTGCGCTGCTGGCGTTGATCATTTGCGGCCAGGACCTGTCAGTGCTGGGAATGATCGGCATCATTTTGCTGATTGGTATCGTCAAGAAAAACGCGATCATGATCGTCGACTTCACTTTGCAGGCTCAGCAGCGCGGTATGTCACCCCATGACGCCGTGCGCGAAGGGTGCCTGTTGCGTTTGCGACCCATCCTGATGACTTCGCTGGCGGCATTGCTCGGGGCTGTTCCGCTGGCGTTCGGTCATGGCGCCGGCTCCGAGTTGCGTCAGCCTTTGGGGATCGCGATTGTCGGTGGTTTGGCGGTGTCGCAAATTCTGACGCTCTACACCACGCCGGTGGTCTATCTTTGGTTCGAACGTCGGCGCCGCAAAACGCAGCCCGACGCCGCAGGTAGCGCAGTTTGA
- a CDS encoding response regulator transcription factor translates to MRILVVEDDAQTAAYLLRGLTESGHVVDIASDGKSGLGMALEEIHDALIVDRRLPGLDGIGLIKAVRAQKLRVPILMLSAQASTAQKVEGLQAGCDDYLAKPYAFAEVLARLDALLRGCDQPSGPTRQIEVGELQLDCATRTAVRQGRVIALQHRETLLLEKLMRHSGQVVTRDMLLDSAWDYAFDPNDNVIDKHIHRLRRKLDEGFEHSLIKTVAGVGYSFQVTTHTD, encoded by the coding sequence TTGCGGATTCTAGTGGTTGAAGACGACGCTCAAACCGCCGCATACCTGCTGCGCGGGTTGACGGAGAGCGGTCACGTCGTCGATATCGCCAGCGATGGCAAGAGTGGCCTGGGCATGGCCCTTGAAGAAATCCACGATGCGTTAATTGTCGATCGCCGTTTGCCTGGGCTCGACGGCATCGGTCTGATCAAGGCTGTTCGGGCGCAGAAACTGCGGGTTCCGATCCTGATGCTCAGCGCTCAGGCGTCCACGGCGCAAAAGGTCGAAGGGCTACAGGCCGGTTGCGATGACTACCTGGCCAAACCTTACGCATTCGCTGAAGTCCTCGCCCGGCTCGACGCTCTGTTGCGCGGATGCGATCAACCGAGCGGGCCGACGCGTCAGATCGAGGTCGGTGAATTGCAACTCGATTGCGCAACCCGTACCGCCGTGCGCCAGGGCCGAGTCATTGCCTTGCAGCATCGCGAAACGTTGTTGCTGGAAAAGCTCATGCGACACAGTGGTCAGGTAGTGACCCGCGACATGCTGCTCGACAGCGCCTGGGATTACGCGTTTGACCCTAACGACAATGTGATCGACAAACACATCCATCGCTTGCGGCGCAAACTCGATGAAGGGTTTGAGCACTCGCTGATCAAGACTGTTGCCGGGGTTGGTTATAGCTTCCAGGTCACCACGCACACAGATTAA
- a CDS encoding efflux transporter outer membrane subunit, whose amino-acid sequence MSVATLAARTLRSTCHSPVSLILLGVLMLGGCSMVPDYRQPELPLADHWNGTQNSQAAGGGQWWREFHSAELDQLIARGLASNYTLKAAVSRIDEARSSAQVVGAAQYPALNVGGNFQRQNNYGTTPKRSVFAEATYEVDFWGKQRAAADSADALANASVFDAHTLRMSLGASIADSYFQVLSLEERLRLAQSIADDARQVLDLVEIQASQGAVSNLEVAQQRNAMQTFEAAMPPLRQQRDLALYQLAVLVGVPPQGFHLQGTGLDTLKVPQPATGLPIGLLRQRPDIQAAEARLMSANFDVGVARAAFLPNLSLDLIGGVDTLAGGNIWSAIGTLSQPVFAGGQLKGQLHFDQAHVQELTASYRESIIEALQDVETQLSAARELDKSYTLNQSAVDSAREAARLAQVRYRLGSTDFQTLLIVERTQYQAEDTLLQVRLQHLQAAVGLFRALGGDFSAAAIASNSSAQVAQP is encoded by the coding sequence ATGTCAGTTGCAACTTTGGCGGCGCGCACGCTGCGTTCTACGTGTCATTCACCTGTGTCTTTGATATTGCTCGGCGTGCTGATGCTCGGCGGTTGCTCGATGGTGCCTGATTACCGGCAGCCCGAATTGCCGTTGGCAGACCATTGGAATGGCACGCAAAACAGCCAGGCAGCGGGCGGTGGACAGTGGTGGCGCGAGTTTCATAGCGCTGAACTGGATCAACTGATCGCCCGTGGACTGGCGTCCAATTACACCCTCAAAGCAGCGGTCAGCCGGATTGATGAGGCGCGCTCTTCGGCTCAGGTAGTAGGCGCCGCGCAATACCCGGCGCTGAATGTGGGCGGTAATTTCCAGCGTCAGAATAATTATGGGACGACGCCAAAGCGCAGCGTGTTTGCTGAGGCCACCTACGAGGTGGATTTCTGGGGCAAACAGCGCGCGGCTGCCGATTCCGCTGACGCGCTGGCCAATGCCAGTGTGTTTGACGCCCATACGCTACGCATGAGCCTGGGTGCGAGCATCGCCGACAGTTACTTCCAGGTGCTGTCGTTGGAGGAGCGTCTGCGCCTGGCCCAGTCGATTGCCGATGACGCCCGGCAAGTGCTCGACCTTGTGGAAATTCAGGCGAGTCAGGGGGCCGTGTCCAACCTTGAAGTCGCCCAGCAGCGTAATGCAATGCAGACTTTCGAAGCGGCGATGCCACCCTTGCGTCAGCAGCGTGATCTGGCGCTGTACCAATTGGCCGTGCTGGTCGGCGTGCCACCCCAAGGTTTCCACCTGCAAGGCACTGGACTCGACACCCTGAAAGTACCGCAACCGGCGACTGGCCTGCCAATTGGCCTATTGCGTCAACGCCCGGACATCCAGGCGGCTGAAGCGCGGTTGATGTCGGCCAATTTCGACGTCGGTGTCGCGCGCGCAGCGTTCCTGCCCAATCTGTCGCTGGACCTGATTGGTGGTGTCGATACTCTGGCCGGCGGCAACATCTGGAGCGCTATCGGTACGCTCAGCCAGCCGGTCTTCGCCGGCGGTCAACTCAAGGGGCAGTTGCACTTCGATCAAGCGCATGTCCAGGAACTGACGGCCAGTTATCGCGAGTCAATCATCGAGGCGCTGCAAGACGTTGAAACCCAACTCAGTGCCGCCCGCGAGCTGGACAAGAGCTACACGCTGAACCAGTCGGCGGTGGATTCGGCCCGTGAAGCCGCGCGTTTGGCACAGGTCCGTTACCGCCTGGGTTCGACTGATTTCCAAACGTTGTTGATCGTCGAACGCACCCAATACCAGGCCGAGGACACGCTGTTGCAGGTGCGCCTGCAACACCTGCAAGCCGCGGTCGGTCTGTTTCGTGCTCTGGGCGGTGACTTTTCAGCCGCCGCCATCGCTTCTAATTCTTCCGCCCAGGTGGCCCAGCCATGA
- a CDS encoding response regulator transcription factor: MTHVLVVEDDPSTALEIEAALCDHGFTVSRVDNGREGLLKALSEPFDLIVLDRMLPGGLDGLGMLTALRAASVTTPVLILSALSALDERVRGLRAGGDDYLTKPFEFIELTARLDALSRRRAEPLAPTQETRMRVGNLEVDLLRRTVRRGDRVIDLVPREYALLEHLMRNVGQVITRTMLFEAVWSYSYDERTNVIEVHISRLRRKIDGEGDAPMIHTIRGAGYVLRSPE; encoded by the coding sequence ATGACCCATGTTCTGGTTGTCGAAGACGACCCATCCACCGCGCTGGAAATCGAGGCGGCCCTGTGTGATCACGGCTTCACGGTAAGCCGTGTCGACAATGGTCGCGAAGGCCTGTTGAAAGCCTTGAGCGAACCGTTTGACTTGATCGTTCTGGACCGCATGTTGCCAGGCGGCCTCGATGGCCTGGGCATGCTCACCGCGTTGCGCGCAGCGAGCGTGACCACCCCGGTGTTAATTCTCAGTGCCTTGAGCGCCCTCGACGAAAGGGTTCGTGGCTTACGCGCCGGCGGTGACGATTACCTGACCAAGCCGTTTGAGTTCATCGAACTGACGGCACGCCTCGATGCCTTGAGTCGACGCCGCGCCGAGCCGCTCGCCCCGACACAGGAGACCCGGATGCGGGTTGGCAACCTGGAAGTCGACCTGCTGCGCCGAACGGTGCGGCGCGGTGATCGTGTCATCGACCTGGTGCCCCGAGAATACGCCTTGCTTGAACACCTGATGCGCAATGTCGGGCAGGTCATCACCCGCACCATGTTGTTCGAAGCGGTGTGGAGCTATAGCTACGACGAGCGCACCAATGTGATCGAAGTCCATATCAGTCGCTTGCGACGCAAGATCGATGGCGAAGGTGATGCACCGATGATTCATACCATTCGTGGAGCAGGCTATGTCCTCCGTTCGCCTGAGTGA
- a CDS encoding DUF2252 domain-containing protein: protein MTPPRPSARLPHLTRLRNLKMARSAHAYVRGSTVQFYEWLHSQPGRRLPQGPAIWICGDCHAGNLGPTASAKGQIDMHIRDLDQAVIGNPAHDLVRLALSLATAARGSDLPGVTTARMLEEMMRGYEQAFDDQPDAAPPRPAQVKSGMRSAVKRTWKNLARERIENARPTIPLGKHFWPLSRQEKTAIRTVCASAEIQQLVTSLKGRSKDAEVELLDAAYWVKGCSSLGLLRYAVLLGVGDKSDQEYCLIDIKEAVGAAAPRAARAHMPRDNGKRVLEGARQLSPALGERMISTRFLDHGFFIRELLPQDMKLELDELSETDAMHAAGYLARVVGIAHARQMDRATRKQWIADLHVNRSKELEAPSWLWTSVVQLVGKHEEGYLNHCRRYALENSKS, encoded by the coding sequence ATGACCCCTCCTCGCCCATCGGCGCGCCTCCCGCATTTGACGCGTCTACGCAATCTCAAGATGGCGCGCTCGGCCCACGCCTATGTTCGGGGCAGTACGGTGCAGTTTTACGAATGGCTGCACAGTCAACCGGGCCGTCGCTTGCCGCAAGGTCCCGCGATCTGGATATGCGGTGATTGCCATGCCGGTAATCTTGGGCCTACCGCGAGCGCCAAAGGCCAGATTGATATGCATATTCGCGACCTGGATCAAGCCGTCATCGGCAACCCTGCGCATGACCTGGTCCGCTTGGCCTTGTCGTTAGCGACAGCCGCCAGAGGTTCCGATTTACCCGGCGTGACAACCGCCCGAATGCTTGAAGAAATGATGCGCGGTTACGAACAAGCGTTCGACGATCAACCCGATGCGGCGCCGCCGCGGCCGGCCCAGGTCAAGTCGGGCATGCGCAGTGCGGTCAAAAGGACGTGGAAAAACCTGGCGCGCGAACGTATCGAAAATGCACGCCCCACCATTCCGTTGGGCAAACATTTTTGGCCCTTGTCCCGACAAGAAAAAACCGCTATCCGAACAGTGTGCGCGTCCGCTGAAATCCAGCAGCTCGTCACCTCCCTCAAAGGACGCTCGAAAGACGCCGAGGTAGAGCTTTTGGATGCGGCTTACTGGGTCAAAGGTTGCAGTTCGCTCGGACTGTTGCGCTACGCCGTGCTTCTGGGCGTGGGTGACAAGTCTGACCAGGAGTATTGCTTGATCGATATTAAAGAAGCCGTCGGTGCCGCCGCGCCCCGGGCTGCTCGCGCTCATATGCCTCGCGATAACGGTAAAAGAGTGCTGGAGGGTGCCCGTCAACTTTCACCGGCGCTCGGTGAGCGCATGATCTCGACGCGTTTTCTGGATCACGGCTTCTTTATCCGCGAACTGCTGCCGCAAGACATGAAGCTGGAGCTGGATGAACTCAGCGAAACGGACGCTATGCACGCAGCGGGCTACCTCGCTCGCGTCGTCGGCATCGCCCATGCGCGGCAAATGGATCGTGCTACACGAAAACAATGGATCGCTGATCTGCACGTTAATCGATCAAAAGAGCTGGAAGCGCCGTCCTGGCTATGGACCAGCGTCGTGCAACTGGTAGGCAAACACGAAGAGGGATACCTCAATCACTGCCGACGCTACGCCTTGGAAAACTCAAAGAGTTAA
- a CDS encoding HAMP domain-containing sensor histidine kinase — MDFRQSLTKRIVIVFALMSALVAGVFAVGIIATVHVVERKLTTTSLGGGLNRLLQMDDTSEWHHQPEKDELFFVEGGQGALAMDPELEALAPGFQEIQYQGEDFYAMAETVDGRRYVLLRNQLSLEQREHVLFAVVIVGFVLSILLAILLGWLLARRVMAPVIRLAHQVRHRDQLLELAPPLHRDYAVDEVGELALSFDQTLGRLRAALIREKLFTSDVSHELRTPLMVLASSCELLLSNASLDPRSSAQVSRIARASDEMRQLVETFLMLARAREDSGSGASATLKEVADALAEVWGRLIREKGIEFIYDVEHTSPTRYNLTFLQSVMGNLLRNAWHYTDRGYVRLTLREHGFCVEDSGIGISEEKRHAMFQPFVRGDESRGEGLGLGLSLVQRICDKQQWRVELNSLQPNGCCFTVELTDA; from the coding sequence ATGGATTTCAGACAGAGCCTGACGAAACGGATTGTCATTGTATTTGCGCTCATGAGCGCCTTGGTCGCGGGTGTTTTTGCCGTGGGGATTATTGCCACCGTACACGTGGTTGAGCGCAAGCTCACGACGACCAGCCTGGGCGGCGGACTGAACCGTTTGCTACAGATGGACGACACCAGCGAGTGGCACCATCAACCAGAAAAAGATGAGCTGTTTTTTGTCGAGGGTGGGCAAGGTGCGTTGGCCATGGACCCCGAGCTGGAGGCACTGGCCCCGGGTTTTCAGGAGATTCAATATCAGGGAGAAGATTTTTACGCCATGGCCGAGACGGTGGATGGGCGCCGGTATGTGTTGTTGCGTAACCAGCTCAGTCTCGAACAACGCGAGCACGTGCTGTTCGCCGTCGTGATTGTCGGTTTTGTCTTGAGCATTCTGCTAGCGATTCTTCTGGGCTGGCTGCTGGCGCGGCGGGTGATGGCGCCGGTGATTCGTCTGGCGCACCAAGTCCGGCATCGCGATCAACTGCTGGAACTGGCACCGCCACTGCATCGCGACTATGCCGTGGACGAAGTTGGGGAACTGGCGTTGTCCTTCGATCAAACCCTGGGGCGGTTACGTGCCGCGCTGATCCGGGAAAAGCTGTTCACCAGCGACGTCAGCCACGAACTGCGCACACCGTTGATGGTGCTGGCCAGTTCCTGTGAGCTGCTGCTCAGCAATGCTTCGTTAGACCCGCGCTCGTCGGCTCAGGTCAGCCGTATTGCGCGGGCCAGTGACGAAATGCGGCAGTTGGTTGAAACCTTTTTGATGTTGGCTCGTGCCCGAGAGGACTCGGGTTCAGGTGCGAGTGCCACCTTGAAAGAAGTGGCTGATGCGCTGGCCGAGGTCTGGGGTCGGTTGATCCGTGAGAAGGGGATCGAGTTCATCTATGACGTCGAGCACACCTCGCCGACTCGCTACAATCTGACGTTTCTGCAATCGGTCATGGGCAATTTGCTGCGCAACGCTTGGCACTACACCGATCGTGGCTACGTTCGTTTGACCTTGCGTGAGCATGGTTTCTGTGTCGAAGACAGCGGCATTGGCATTTCCGAAGAAAAGCGTCATGCGATGTTTCAGCCATTCGTGCGGGGTGACGAAAGCCGCGGAGAAGGCCTGGGGTTGGGCCTGTCACTGGTGCAACGGATCTGTGACAAACAGCAGTGGCGGGTAGAACTCAACAGCCTTCAGCCTAACGGCTGCTGTTTCACCGTTGAGCTGACGGACGCTTGA